Within Schaalia sp. HMT-172, the genomic segment CACGCTGCTCCTGTACTCGTGGCTGCTGACCTCCCAGCGCGCCTCGATGCACGCGATGCTCCTCATCGGCGTCATGCTGGGCGCGGGCCTGGGCTCAATCTCGACCTTCATGCAGCGCCTGCTCACACCCTCGGAGTTCGACGTGCTGACCGCGCGCCTCTTCGGGTCGATCGCGAACGCCCAGAAGGAGTATTTCCCCATCGCGATTCCCCTCGTCGCGGCCGCAGCCATCGCCCTCGTCGCTCTCACGCGGCGGCTGTCGGTCCTCTCGCTCGGACGCGAGACCGCCACGAACCTGGGCCTGAACCACCGCCGCACCTCGGTCGTGGTCCTCGTCCTCGTGTCGATTCTCATGGCGACCTCCACGGCGCTCGTGGGGCCGATGACGTTCCTCGGCTTCCTCGTGGCCACGATGTCCTACCAGTTCTCCGACACGCACGACCACCGCTACATCTTCGCGATGGCCACAGGCCTGGGCGCCGCGATCCTGTCCACCGCCTATTTCTTCATGAATCACGTGTTCAACACGCAGGGCGTCGTCTCCATCATCATCGAGTTCGTCGGCGGGCTCGCGTTCATCGTCACTATTCTGCGGAAGGGCCGCCTGTGATCTCCATCGATTCCGTCGTCAAG encodes:
- a CDS encoding iron chelate uptake ABC transporter family permease subunit, which codes for MNTLSSPTTEAVSTSPATASSASAKRPARRTGAFVSPTARRRWWLIFGLVCAIALLACIGLLTWKNPAQFGTPVFWRLARRRAFSVLTIALVAVCQGMATVAFQTVANNRIITPSILGFESLYRAIHTSTIFFLGVAGLNASATVGNFVGQLALMIALTLLLYSWLLTSQRASMHAMLLIGVMLGAGLGSISTFMQRLLTPSEFDVLTARLFGSIANAQKEYFPIAIPLVAAAAIALVALTRRLSVLSLGRETATNLGLNHRRTSVVVLVLVSILMATSTALVGPMTFLGFLVATMSYQFSDTHDHRYIFAMATGLGAAILSTAYFFMNHVFNTQGVVSIIIEFVGGLAFIVTILRKGRL